A region from the Lolium perenne isolate Kyuss_39 chromosome 4, Kyuss_2.0, whole genome shotgun sequence genome encodes:
- the LOC127292604 gene encoding mitochondrial import inner membrane translocase subunit TIM14-3, translating to MATPLVAGLSVAAAALGSRYMIQAWQAFRIRAAMPRVRRFYPGGFEREMSRREAALILGIRERAALDKIKEAHKRVMVANHPDGGGSHYVASKINEAKDMLMGKGKSGSVF from the exons GCTACGCCTCTGGTAGCTGGGCTGTCAGTCGCTGCTGCTGCGCTGGGAAGCAGGTACATGATCCAGGCATGGCAAGCCTTCCGGATCCGTGCCGCCATGCCACGGGTGCGACGGTTCTACCCTGGTGGATTCGAGAGGGAGATGAGCAGAAGGGAAGCAGCGTTGATCCTCGGCATTAG AGAGCGCGCTGCGCTGGACAAGATAAAGGAGGCTCACAAGAGGGTAATGGTAGCCAACCACCCTGATGGCGGCGGGAGCCATTACGTCGCCTCCAAGATTAACGAGGCCAAGGACATGCTCATGGGCAAAGGGAAATCCGGTTCTGTTTTTTAG